Genomic segment of Leptolyngbyaceae cyanobacterium:
CTGATTCGATCGAACCTTCTTGGTTTAATTCCGGTACGACGCGAGATTGATAGTTTCGCAGTCCGTTAACGGTAAAGGTTTGAAATTCAATAACTTGTTCTTTACCCGTACTAAAAACTCGATCGAGCGTCGTTTCCCAAAGTTGACATAAGTTTTCTGGCGAACCTAGTTCTCGGAAAGTTTTCCCGATAAAAGTAGCGGCTGGCATTCCGGTAGTTTTTTCTACTACTGGATTGACGTATAAATATCGTAATTCGCGATCGCAACGGAGAACTACATCGGGTGAATTCTCGATTAATGTTTTGAATTCCTGCTCCCGACGGTATAATGCTTGTTCTGCTTGTTTGCGATCGGTAATATCTCGTTGGATGGCTACCCAGTGAGTATACCAGCCTGTTTCATTTGCTACTGGTACGATGCTGAGTTCTACCCAGATTTCCGATCGATCCTTGCAATAATTGATAATTTCTACTTCCACTGGTTGCCATTTTTGCAAGGCAGCGCGGATTTTATTCAAAGCAGCGCGATCGCTTTTTGGCCCTTGTAAAATCCGAGGAGTTTTCCCTATAATTTCTTCACCTGTATAACCAGTTAAGCGGGTAAACGCATCGTTAACGTAAATAATGCGAGGGCCAGGTTTTTCAATCGGTTCTGCTTCTGTAATGACAACTGCATCGTTGGCATTGACTACCACTGATTCTAATAAGCGCAATCTTTCAATTGCTTTTACTTGTTCGGTGATGTCTTGCACTAAAGCCACAAAGTAATCGATCGTCCCATCTTGTTGGCGCACGCATTGAGTGACCGTGGTGGTGTGAATTACTTCGCCGTTTTTGCGGATAAATCGCTTTTCTATCGAATAACTTTGAATTTCTCCGGTCAATACTCGGTTAAAATGGGCGATATCTAGCCCTAGATCGTCAGGGTGAGTAATCTCAGCCCAATTCATTTGATTTAATTCGGTTCGCGAATAGCCGAAGATTTCGCATAATTTATCATTTACTTGCAACCAACCTTTATCTAAGGAAGTAATGGCAATCCCAATTAAAGGCAATTCAAAGTAGCTGCGAAAACGTTGTTCGCTTTGTCGTAAAGCTTCCTGTTCTCTGATGCGATTGGCGATTTCTGCTTGTAATTGTTTATTGGTTTTGGCTAATTCAGCAGTACGTTGTTCTACTAAAATCTCCAATTCAGCAGCAAAGTTTTGTAGTGCGGCTTCTGCTTCTTTCCGCTGGGTAATATCTTCAGCAATTCCCGCAATGCGATAAACTTCTCCTAACTCGTTTTTAATCGGAAATCCTCGATCCCAAATCCAACGAATCGAACCATCAGGCTTAACAATTCGATATTCTTCTTCCGTGCATTCTCCTTGGATTTGTTTCTCCAAGCTTAAAAATACTCGCCATTGGTCGTCTGGATAAACATTATCCACAAAAGACCTAGCTTCTTCGTAAATACTCTGGCATTGGCGACCCCAGATCTTTTCGTAAGCAGGACTGATATATAGCATTTGGTAGTTTTTAGTGTCAAACATCCAAAAAACTTGATGGATGTTTTCTGCTAGTTGACGAAAGCGTTGGTCGGATTCCTGCAAAGCTGTTAGTGTTGATTGTAATTCTCGTTGCCGAATTTGAATTTCTTTGGCTAAAGTTGCTAAATCTTTAGTTTGGCTGGCCAACTCTTGTTGCAAGATTTCCCTCGCACGCTTCATGGTGATGAGGTTGTCGATCCGCGCTTTTAACTCTTCGGCTGAAAAAGGTTTCATCAGGTAATCTTGAGCGCCTTCTCTTAACATTTGCACTCGCAGTTCGTCGTCTGCTTTGGCCGTTAAAAGTACGATCGGTACTCCATCTAGCTGAGAAATTTCGCGAATCTTCAACACCATACGATCGCCACTCATGTGAGGCATCATCACGTCGGTGAGAATTAGGTCGGGATTTGATTCGATCGCTTTTTGCAGCCCTTCTCGTCCATTGACGGCAGTAATTACGCAATATTCAGATGCCAGGATTTCGGTGATGAACCGATTCATCTCCAGGTTGTCTTCTACCACCAGTACTACCGGAGATTGGTAATTGGGGGGTGCTGGAGGACTGGTAACGGATGAGGTAGGGAGAGGGGAAGATGATGTGAAAAGATTAATTCGATCGAGCTTTTCATCCTTAAATTGCCCTCCCCAACTGGTAAATGCGGTATCGGATATTTGTTTGGTTTCTACTTTTACTCCTGGTGGCGCGACTAAAGGCAGTTGAATCGTAAATATAGCGCCTCCCCAGGAGGAGTCACCGACTGCGATCGTACCACCATGTAACTCTACAAATTCTTTAACAATCGCTAATCCCAAACCAGTACCGCCAAAAGAGGGATCTCCTGCTTGTTCTCCTTGACGAAAAGGCTCAAAAATGATTTCTCTGAATTCCGGAGCTACACCAGAGCCACTATCTTCTACAGTAATAGTGGCAAATGGCGAACCATTAACTACCGAATTTTCTCCTGCTGTCTCACTCGACACGCTCAAACTAATATTGCCGCCACTAGGAGTAAATTTAAAAGCATTAGAAAGTAAATTGAAAAAAACGCGCTGCAATTTTTCAGAATCGACTTGCGCTGACAGAAATTCTGGAGTTTTCACCCTAAAAGAAATCTCGCGTTGTTCGGCTAGCGGTTCAAAATGAGCGGCAATAATTTTTACTAGTTGACCTATATTTATTTCTGCATAGCTGATAGTCATTTGTGCTGCTTCTAATTTGGCAACATCCAGCAAATCGTTCACCTGTTTGAGCAAAGTTCGAGCATTGCGACGAACGACTTGCAGAGAATAGCGTTGCTGTTGATTTAATTCTTCTGAAGCTAACAAATTTTCAGTTGGCCCTAAAATTAATGCTAAAGGGGTTCGCAACTCATGGCTGACGTTAGCAAAAAACTGACTTTTGAGTCGGTCTTGTTCTTTGAGCTTTTGAGTAAGAGTTTCTAGTTCTTGATTGGCAATTTCTAATTGCTGTTTTCGCTGTTGAGAAGTTTTAGCAGCTTCCACTAGTGCCAAAATTTGGGGAATTAGGGTAGGTAGAACCAAAGCAGTTGTCACGGAAGCAACTGCTGTCATCAGTTTTACTTCTCCCGACAGCCAGTAAAGTGGCGTCCACAGCGTCCACACATCCATAAAGTGCGTACCGCCACAAGCAGTAATGAATGTTCCAAATAAAAGAAACATCCAATGAAAAGGTATATCTTGACGAGATTTATAAACTAAATAGGCTAGACACCCAGAAATCGCTACATAAGATAATCCGATTAGCAAATCGGATATGAAATGAAGCGATACTAGTTCTGGCTTCCACAGATAGCAATGACCGTGTGCAATAAAACCGCTTGCCACTAATAAATTTTGCAATAATCCCGGCCACACTAGCATCAGCCCTAGTGCTATAGCCAATACACCTATGCCGTATGTTATATCTTGCCGATGTATGTTCATCTATCTTTTAGCCCTCTTTACGCAAAGGGTAAAGCAAAATAAAGGTAGTTGTCAGTATCGATATTCAATCAGAATGCCGCTCTAGTTGAGATATCAACCGAAAATCCCGTATGGGAATTAGATTGTAACAATCCGATACTGCTAATTTATATCAGTGCTTCTCAACAGGGGGGTTGTAAATCTGAAAAAAGTATTAAACGTTACTTATAATTTAACTAATTTAGATATGGTAAAGATCGACTTTCCATCAGGAACGGGATTAATTTGTTTAAATTTTTAATAAAGATTGTCTGCTACCAAGATTTCGGCTTGGTATGGGCAGTTGTAAAATTGCTATCTACGCCATAAGATAGAATTTATTTTTTGCTAATCATTAAGAAAATTTGTATCTTTTGATAGTTGCCAACATTCACGAGCGATCGCCCAATCTTCTTGAGTATGAATAACTAAAACCCGTACTTTTGAATCAGCGGTAGCGATATCTTCATCTCTAGGAGAACGGAGATTTTTTGCTAAATCTAGTTTTAAACCAAGAAAATCAAAAGCTTCACAGGTAGCAGCACGAATATCGGCAGAATTTTCTCCTATCCCGGCAGTGAAAATTAAAGCATCTAATCCTCCCAAACTGGCTAGCATCGCGCCAATATAAGAACGCAGACGATGCACGAACATATCAAGGGATAGTTTAGCACGGGAATTACCTTGAGCGATCGCATCCATAATCGATCGCAAATCGCTGGATACGCCAGAAATACCTTGCAAACCAGATTGGCGATTGAGTATTTTGTCAAGTTTATCTGGTGTAGAGTCAGTTTGCCGTAAAATATATAACAATATGCCAGGATCGATCGAACCAGAACGGCTACCCATCATCAATCCTTCCAAAGGCGTGAATCCCATTGTGGTATCGACACTTACACCGCCACGAATCGCTGCTAAGGAACATCCATTTCCTAAATGACAATTAATTAAGCGTAAATCTTGTAAATCTTTTCCCAAAATTTGAGCAGCGCGATGGGTGCAATATTGATGGCTAATTCCGTGAAAACCGTAGCGGCGAATTCCTTCGTTTAACCATTCATAAGGGACGGGATAAACGAAAGCAGATGGTGGTAAAGTAGAATGAAAAGCAGTATCAAATACTGCTATTTGGGGAACGTTTCCTAAAATTTGCTCGATGGCTTCTATTCCTTCTAAGTTGACTGGATTATGAACTGGTGCAAAAACAGATAATTGCTTAATTGCTGCTTTGACTTCTGAATTAATGAATGTACTTTTTTGATATTCGCTTCCTCCATGCACTACTCGATGACCGACTATATCAATTTCTCTATTATCTGAAATTACTTTAGTTGAACCGCTTGATAAAGTTTTGAACATTTCAGACATGACAGAGGTGCGAGAATCTGTCTGAAAAGTTTGTTCTAGCTTTTCTCCTCTAGCGGTTTTCACTTTCATTTCCGCTTCACCCTGATGATGATTCCAGTCAATTTGGGCTGACCAAATTGGCTGTAGTGGTTCTTGGGGAAGTGCGTTATTATTTATTTCGTATAGGGAAGTTTTTTGGCTGCTTGAACCTGCGTTTAGTACTAAGATTTTCATGAGATTTTTTTTACCACAGATGTCCACAGATGAACATAGATGAACACAGATGTAGTTGTAGCGTTATTGCTTTGTTGAAGAGATTTTGAGAGATGTTTTTTGGATGAGTTTTTAGGTACCGGGTAGGCTGCGTAGTTGTTCGTCCATGTAACAGCGATCGCCTAATACTTCTAATAGTGGCCCATAGACATCTAGTTTAACTATACTGATGGAACCGGCTAGGGCGTTTATGCGATCGCGATAACGTCCTAAGTCAATTCCCAATAAGCTACAAAGCATAATTCTAATGGTTGCTTTGTGGGAAACAACTAAGACGTTTCCATCTGCATATTTTTGTTCGATTTCCGTAATTACCAGGGAAGCGCGACTGGCAATTTGGACGGCGGTTTCTCCTCCTGTGGGGGGATTCCAAGCAGGTTCAGTTAACCAACGAACGTAATCCTCATGATATTTTTGACTCACTTCTTCGACTGTTAAACCTTCCCATTTGCCGTAACGAATTTCTTTTAATCCGTCTCTCAATTCCATGTCTATTCCAATCGCATCACACAAAGGCTTTGCAGTAGCGATCGTTCTTTTCATCGGACTTACATAAACAGCCTCCCAAGGTAAAGCAGAATATTTTTCCGCAAAAGCCTTAGCCATTAAAGTCCCGTTTGATGTTAGTTCCGGATCTAACTCACCGCAATAACCCCCAGTTTTGCTGTAAGTTGTTTCCCCATGCCGTAAAAAGTAAATTTTTAAACTCATAATGTTAATTTGTCATTGGTTATTGGTCATTGGTTATTGGT
This window contains:
- a CDS encoding PAS domain S-box protein, with translation MNIHRQDITYGIGVLAIALGLMLVWPGLLQNLLVASGFIAHGHCYLWKPELVSLHFISDLLIGLSYVAISGCLAYLVYKSRQDIPFHWMFLLFGTFITACGGTHFMDVWTLWTPLYWLSGEVKLMTAVASVTTALVLPTLIPQILALVEAAKTSQQRKQQLEIANQELETLTQKLKEQDRLKSQFFANVSHELRTPLALILGPTENLLASEELNQQQRYSLQVVRRNARTLLKQVNDLLDVAKLEAAQMTISYAEINIGQLVKIIAAHFEPLAEQREISFRVKTPEFLSAQVDSEKLQRVFFNLLSNAFKFTPSGGNISLSVSSETAGENSVVNGSPFATITVEDSGSGVAPEFREIIFEPFRQGEQAGDPSFGGTGLGLAIVKEFVELHGGTIAVGDSSWGGAIFTIQLPLVAPPGVKVETKQISDTAFTSWGGQFKDEKLDRINLFTSSSPLPTSSVTSPPAPPNYQSPVVLVVEDNLEMNRFITEILASEYCVITAVNGREGLQKAIESNPDLILTDVMMPHMSGDRMVLKIREISQLDGVPIVLLTAKADDELRVQMLREGAQDYLMKPFSAEELKARIDNLITMKRAREILQQELASQTKDLATLAKEIQIRQRELQSTLTALQESDQRFRQLAENIHQVFWMFDTKNYQMLYISPAYEKIWGRQCQSIYEEARSFVDNVYPDDQWRVFLSLEKQIQGECTEEEYRIVKPDGSIRWIWDRGFPIKNELGEVYRIAGIAEDITQRKEAEAALQNFAAELEILVEQRTAELAKTNKQLQAEIANRIREQEALRQSEQRFRSYFELPLIGIAITSLDKGWLQVNDKLCEIFGYSRTELNQMNWAEITHPDDLGLDIAHFNRVLTGEIQSYSIEKRFIRKNGEVIHTTTVTQCVRQQDGTIDYFVALVQDITEQVKAIERLRLLESVVVNANDAVVITEAEPIEKPGPRIIYVNDAFTRLTGYTGEEIIGKTPRILQGPKSDRAALNKIRAALQKWQPVEVEIINYCKDRSEIWVELSIVPVANETGWYTHWVAIQRDITDRKQAEQALYRREQEFKTLIENSPDVVLRCDRELRYLYVNPVVEKTTGMPAATFIGKTFRELGSPENLCQLWETTLDRVFSTGKEQVIEFQTFTVNGLRNYQSRVVPELNQEGSIESALVVSRDITELKQAEEERTQLIQEQAARVYAEAQQKRFAFLAEASMILASSLDYESTLSQLAHFVVPYLADWCLVYIVKENGSICPLAVANPDRTETEKILELQRLLLVNPHQTHPILEILQTGHPAFYPELSQDRAVNGDNVFNLEIPNLSSAIVVPLIVQGKTLGVLTFAFAESKRHYSLQDLALAEELASRAAIIVDNARTHQEAREANRLKDEFLAVLSHELRTPLNAILGWATLLRSRKIDPATAERALETIERNARAQTQMVSDLLDVSRIIRGKLQLELSPVELNPIIMVALDTVRPTAEAKGIELNYFAEPVGLVAGDADALQQAIWNLLSNGIKFTPSGGRIDIRLSREMLGEQPSSTTPAHSLSPVSNSKSLTPKYARIQVSDTGQGINPNFLPYVFDRFRQENSSITRSHGGLGLGLAIVRHLVELHGGTVFAHSPGEGKGATFTIRLPLLKDEG
- a CDS encoding histidine phosphatase family protein, with protein sequence MSLKIYFLRHGETTYSKTGGYCGELDPELTSNGTLMAKAFAEKYSALPWEAVYVSPMKRTIATAKPLCDAIGIDMELRDGLKEIRYGKWEGLTVEEVSQKYHEDYVRWLTEPAWNPPTGGETAVQIASRASLVITEIEQKYADGNVLVVSHKATIRIMLCSLLGIDLGRYRDRINALAGSISIVKLDVYGPLLEVLGDRCYMDEQLRSLPGT
- a CDS encoding acetate kinase, with protein sequence MKILVLNAGSSSQKTSLYEINNNALPQEPLQPIWSAQIDWNHHQGEAEMKVKTARGEKLEQTFQTDSRTSVMSEMFKTLSSGSTKVISDNREIDIVGHRVVHGGSEYQKSTFINSEVKAAIKQLSVFAPVHNPVNLEGIEAIEQILGNVPQIAVFDTAFHSTLPPSAFVYPVPYEWLNEGIRRYGFHGISHQYCTHRAAQILGKDLQDLRLINCHLGNGCSLAAIRGGVSVDTTMGFTPLEGLMMGSRSGSIDPGILLYILRQTDSTPDKLDKILNRQSGLQGISGVSSDLRSIMDAIAQGNSRAKLSLDMFVHRLRSYIGAMLASLGGLDALIFTAGIGENSADIRAATCEAFDFLGLKLDLAKNLRSPRDEDIATADSKVRVLVIHTQEDWAIARECWQLSKDTNFLND